Within the Thermoplasmata archaeon genome, the region TCGTTGTACAGATTCCCCAGAGAGCAGTTGACGTCGTGGGGTGTGAAGAGCTCCATCCCGTCTGCAGTGATGCTCGCCTCGCGCAGGACGAGCCCGCGAACCCATCCGTCGGGACCGGTCCTTTCCCGCGCGACTTCACCGCCCCTGGCATCCCGGACCACCACATCGGCGCCGGGCAGGAACCTCCCGTCCGTCCAGAGGGCCTGCACATCCAGATACCAGCTGATGTTGACGCGGCTGGTTCCGTCGAGGAACTCCAGACCCGTCCTGTCGAGCGTCGAGTTGAGGCACTCGAGCAGCGAGGCGCCGTTCAGGGAGGCCGTGAGGCCTCCGGCGGTCTCAAGCGTGGAGTTGCGGATGAGGAGGGAGGATGCGTTGAGGACGAGGGAGGTGTTCAGGCCGCGCAGGCGGGAGCCCTCCACGGGGCCGCCCCGGGAGCTCTTCAGGACGAGGGCCGCCGGGCAGAAGTCCACCGTGGACGAGAGGATCGCGAAGTCGGAGGTCTCGAGGAGCGGCCCGGAGGCGCCCGGGTCGGAGATGTTCCAGCCGCAGTCGCGCAGGAGCGAGCCGCTCATCGTGAACGCGGAACCGGGATGGCAGCGCAGGCGGTGGGGGAAGGAGGTGTTCCAGGCCCGGATGCCGGAGCCGCCCCGGAGCTCCAGGCGGCCGCCGGGGAGGACGTCGATTCCGTCCTCGCCGGGCATCCTGCACTCGAGCGAGAGGCGGCTTCCCTCGAGGGAGAGGCACCCTCCGGCCTCGATGGTTACGTTCCCGTGGAGCCGGAGCTCGGAGTTCACGACCCTGCTCTCCCGCGACACCATCCACCGCGTCGAATTCGGGAGGCAGGGGTCGCGGTAGGGCCTGTTGAACCAGTCGATTCCGAACCTCGTGCTGTTCAGGAAGTCGCAGTTGATGATAGTGAGGTTGTGGTTTCCGAAGTCCGGCGAGTGGGCTATGCCGATGCCGTTGCCCTCGAACACGCAGTCCTCCAGAGTTATATTGGAGGGGCCGAAGTAGATATCGGCTTCCGCATAGACCGCCACGGCGATGCTCCCGACGAACGCGCTCGAGGAAATCAGGCAGCTCGAGTTGAGCGACCAGACTCCGACGGAGTTGTTGACGAGATTGCACGAGCTCAGGGTCGTGCAGAAGCCGAGCTCGCCGCTCGCGCGGTCCGAGAAGACCGCGTATCCGTTTTGCTCGAAGCTGCAACACATGAAGGTCGCGGAGCTGCGGATTACATAGGCCCCGAGATAGTTGTTGATGAATCTGGAGGACGAGATGGCGGCGGGCGCGGCGACGGTGATTCCGCAGTGCGAGCCCGTGAAGGTGCAGCCGGCGACCACAACGCGGTCAGATTGGAGCTCGATGCCGGCCCTCAACGCGCCGCAGGCGATGAAGGTCGAGTTCCTGAGCTCGGCGGCCGCGCCCCGCTCTATCACGAATGTAAAGGGCCTGAGCTCGTCGAAGGAGGAGACCACGGAGCCCTCGATAACGCGCAGAGAGCCGCCCGGCATGACGCGAATTCCGTGCTCCTCAGCAAATTCGCAATAGAGAATCAGGGTCGAATTGGAGATGGTCAGAGAGCCGCCGCTCTCCACGGTCAGGTTCCCGTCGAGCAGGAGGGTCCGGTTCTCGAGCGCCTCGCTCCCCGTCACCACCCAGTCGCCGATTCCGAAGGGCGGGGGGTCGGCGCGCGCGGGGTGGGCGGACAGCAGGCTGGGGAGGAGAATGAGGGCGGTCAGAAGGAGCGGGGCACCGGTGCGCATCCGGGTCCGATTGGCCCCGGGCGCGGGTCCGCTGAATAATATATTTACTGCGGGGGAACGTGGGGAGCGGGGGACCGCGGGGGGCATTGTATTTTAATGGGCGATGGAAATATTTAGTTTTTTTCCGAAAAAAAAAAAATAGAATAATATAGATTACATTTATGGAGAGAGAAGCGAACTCTTCAGACTTCAATAGGAGGGATGAATGACTGAAGGTGGCAAAGGCCGGATTCCCAAGACGCCGGACCTGAATATCGTGGAGCGGTTCCTGAACGCTCTCTGGGGCTCCAGTAGGGAGTGGGGTAGGACGCAGCTGGCGATGGCGGTGAGGATGAATTACAGAAGGTGCAGCATCTATATCGAGCTGCTTCAAAAAGCCGGATTATTAATAATTAAAAAGAATGAGAAAGGGCAAGACGTTATCAAAATCACAGAGCTCGGAGTAAGGGTCTATCACGCTCTTTCGGAGTGCAGTAATCTTTTCCGGAAGGGTTCTTGAATGGGTGGTAAATTACCTCGGGTCATTTCTTAATGCATCTGCGCCAGACGCTTCGTGTGTTGCTGATATATACGATATATGTCGAAGATATGTATCGCTAGTAATTATCCCGGATACATATCCCCGGTACTTACCGAAGATAAGTATCATCGGTACTTATTCCGAATAAGTATCGAAGGTGAGCGAGCTATATATTCGAGTTCGTACATTATGATTTAATTGAACGGTCTGCAGGGGTGAGAGGAATGAGATGGGGGAAAATAGCGGGGGTGAGTGGAATTGTATTCATAGTGTCGCTGGCAGGAATACTATCAATAGGTGTGGGCCCCGGGGCTGATAATGGGTCTTGGCCAGCGAATCCTGGGTTTCCCGTGGATCCTTTTTGGAAAGGGAATTGGGCCTGTGTATATACACAGAATGATGTAACAACAGGTACTCATATTAATGGAATTACCATTTGGGACCTTGAATACAGGGATAATGCCAGAGGAGATATAAATTATAATTACTATATTAAAGAATTAACCATTCCATGGATAAGTATCAAAATGCTGAATTGGAATAATGGACAGATAAAGCTTTATCCTCATGATGACAAACCTCAGCAGGGGGGAACACCTGTCAATAAAATAATGTTTAATGGATGTCCATGTAATGGCCAAGGCAATTACAATGGTTTCAACGAGGGCAATCCAACGACTTTTGAAGCTTGGTTCGACCTTGACTTCGATGGAGATGGATTTATTGAGTTTTGTTATCGATACCGAATGGAATTTCATGGTCAAAATGGACCACCACCGGGAAGAGCCGGCTTTATTCGGGTAATGATATCAGAGACGCTACATCCATATTATGATTTTAATGGGGATGGGGATGAGGATCCTGGTGAAGAATATTGGCATCAAATGCCTGATGGCACGGTCGATAAAATAGATTATATTGAATATTCTTATTTAATTGATGCCGATGTTTATGATACATCAAGTAACAATATTTCATTATGGAATGGGGTCGCATGGGCTCAACAGAATATCGAGGCAGGACCCATTGCACCGGTTCAGGGTGGTCCTAATGGCCGCATTGCGCGAATTGAAAATCCAACGGCGATAATTCCACCTCCGCCAGCGAATCCCGTTCCAAGATATGTAAGCCTGAGAGAGACTCCAGATGGCCATACAATGTCATGGGTCTGGTGCTTGGCTGCCCATCAGAATGAATATTCACAGTATCCAACAAATTATGTGAACAATGAAAACCTTATTGATGAAGATGTTCAGCTATGGTATACAGAACGCTTTACCGTTGGAGCCGGGCAATTTCCGCCATGGTTTCCTCAATGGGCAGAGATTCATTTATACGACTTTGAAGCATAACGATATAATAATTTTCCAATTAATTATTAATATTAAAATTTTTACTTTATTCGGTAAATTTATATACTTTTAATAGAATTAACATATATCATAAAGGGAGGGAGTAACGGAATGTCGCCTGTAGGAAAGTCAAACAATATAAATGTTCATAAATTGCAGAGGGCTATTGAAAAAGGAAATGAATTGACGAACTTTGGAGATGAATACAGTGCTATGCTTTTGGATTTATTGAAGGGTTGATTCTGTGAAACCAAGAGATCACTCCCAATTATTGCGTTTATTGACCATTCTTTTCATTTTCCTGCTCTCTTTAGAATCTTTGGAGGCCCTTGCACCCACATCAACTTCCCGGTCGGCCGGTCTCCGCCGTACCATCGAGGCTGAACCAAATGACCAACTCAATCAGGCAATGCCCATTTCGAGCGAAGAGATAATTGAGGGGAGTCTGCTGATAAATCCATCCTCAGACCAGACGGATTGGTATAAAATCAATGTTCCATATGAAAAAATCCTGAACGCCAGTCTCTACCTGATCGACTATAATGAGAGCGACACCGGTGAATTTAATTTTCATCTCGGATTATATTACGGTAATTTTATTCCCTTAGATTTCGGGAATACCAGCCAAAGATGGGAATCGGCCATTTCCGTGCAGTGGTGGAACTCGAGCGCTCCACAAACGGTCTACATAAGAGTATATGTCAACACCACCTCTCAGGGTGAAATACGTACCCAGCCCGGCAGATATTTGCTCAGTGTAACAATAAAAGACCCGGTGGTCTATACAGCAGGTGAAGTCCTCGGCAGTTTAGATACAAATGCACCTAGCATAAAAATCGTCTATAGAATGGTGAATCCTCCGGCAGAGAACCAGCAGATGAGAGCCAGGCTCAAATGCCCCGCCACAGGAATTTTCTATCTATACATTTTTAATCAATGGATGGGGATAAATTGGTGGCTGAGGAACGCGTCATACGTTAACACAGCTGGATGTATTCAGGAGGTTCGTTTTAATGGCTGTGGTGGAGCGATCTACATATTCATAACAGCTGCGCAGGGCAATGGCACATATATTCTGAAGGTCGAATTCGATGGAGAGCCAATGGACAACAACAATGCCCCGTCCGGTGCCGTTCTGATACAGGACCCGTCCCCGCAACTCGAATTTGTGGATCAAGGCGTGGACGGTGTGGACTGGTGGAAGGTGGAGATGAGAACTCCAAAAACCATCAGTAGTATATATCTCAGCTTCGTTCTCAATGCTTATGAATATGGAACGAGCCTGGGCCTCTCGGTTTATGATGAGGAATTGAATTTCATCACAGGTCTGACCCCGAACGTCGGGAATCAGAACCTGCTCTTGAGTGATGTGAATATCCCGCATGCCGGAACGGTTTTTATTCTCATCAGAGCGCTATATTGCTATGCGTGGGGGGAAACTAACTTCGTTCCCGGACGTGGCTGGTACAAACTTACAGTATCTCTCCCTAACGACCCGCCCCGGCTCAACGGGACCCTCCCCGAGATTCAGATGCTCGAGGACACGAGCAACAGCGACCTCATACTGTCAAACTACTTCATGGACCCGGACGGGGACAACCTGACCTACACTCTGTTCGGCTCGGGCTACAAGACGAAGCCCGTGGTGGACCGCGTGACCGGGAAAGTAACCTTCACACCGGAGAAGAATTGGTACGGCAGGGAGACGGTGAAGTTCCAGGTGAAGGACAGCGGCCCGGGGAACCTCATATGCTACGGCACAACCAACGTGACGGTCCTCCCTGTGAATGACCAGCCCTATCTCTCGACCCCCCAGCCCGACATCGTAATTCAGGAGCACGCCGTTGGCTACACCTCCAACCTCGCCACCATCTTCCTCGATGATGATGACCCGCCCGCCAACTTCACCTACACCTGCACCGTCCTGAGTTCCGAGACCCACCCAGCCAATATGAGCCTGCCAATGGTCTATGAGAAGGCGAGCAACTGGTACAAGTTCGGCCCGGCGGAGTTCTTCTATGGTAGCTTCCTGCTCGAGCTCACATGCACAGACGGCCACGAAGGTACAGTTCCTGCGTCGACCAGATTTTATGTTAATATCACGCATGTCAACCATCCGCCCGTGGTCAAGCCGACGATTCCCGACCCCTACACGGTCATTCTCCACGAGGGCGGTCGCGACGACCAGACAAACGTGGCCGACCTTTTCACCGACCCAGACATCATGGAGGACTACTCCGACGACGCCCTCACCTACTGCATCACGGGCCAGAAGAAGGTCACGGTCAGTATAGCGCGGGATGGGCGCATCATATTCGACGCCGGGAGCGAGGAGTATGTTCCCGGGAGCCCCTATGAGGAGAGACTAATAATGACCGCCAAGGACAGGGCAGGGCTCCGGGCGACGCTGAACATGACGGTCAGGGTGGAGCCCGAGGACGACCCCCCATACTTCACCAAGGTGACTCCTGAGGACACGAATGTTGAAATGAGCGAGAACCAGAAGAAGACCTTCAGCGTGGCCGCGAGCGATATTGATACTCCGGAGCTGAGCTACTCGTGGTATCTTGATGGTGCGAAGGACAAGACCGCCAGGGGGTTCACCTACATCTTCGCCACGGACTACAACATGGGCGGCAGGACCTACTCGCTCAGGGTGGACGTGACCGACGGCCACACGACCATAAGCTTCGAATGGAACATCACTGTTACAGAAGTCAACAGGCCGCCCACGGCCTACATAAAGACGCCGACCAACATGTCCAGTTTCAAGAAGGGGGCCTACATCAGCTTCAGCGCCGAGGGCTCCGACGAAGATGGAGACAACCTGACCTTTGTCTGGAGGGACCAGACGGGCGCGGAGCTCGGCAGGGGCCCCACCTTCTCGACCAACAGGCTGCCGAAGGGGACCCAGACCGTGACCCTCGAGGTCAGCGACGGGAAGAGCAGCGTGATTCAGACCGTTACCATCGTGGTCAAGGACTCGGGTACAACGGGTGGCGGGGGAGCTCCGGGTTTCGAGGGTTCGACCCTTCTGGCCGGGGCTGGCATTTCTATAATATTGTTATACAGAAAGAACCTGCCATGAAAAGGCAGGTCGTTGGGAGAGTCACGTCCTAGGCTGCTTCCTCCCTCGTCCGTCTCCCAGTCACCACCCAGTCGCCGATTCCGAAGGGCGGGGGGTCGGCGCGCGCGGGGTTGGCGGACAGCGGGCCGGGGAGGAGAAGGAGCGCGGTCAGAACGAGTGAGGCTACGGTTCGCGTCCGGGTCCGATCGGGGCCGAACCCGGGCCGGTTGATTAACATATTTACGGTGAGGAAGCAGGGGGAGCGGGGGGCCGCGGGGGGCATTGTGTTTTAATGGGCGGGAGAAATATTTAGTTTTTATCCGGAATAGAACAGGCTCATGTGGATGACTTCTGCGCTGGGAGGAGCGAATTCCGCCGCCCCTGACGTCTGCCCGACGTATATCGTTTTCTGCTACTGACCAATCGCGCTGTCCCGGGCGCCCGCACCGCCGGAGAGCCTCCCTCAGCCGGTGCCGGCAACATGTTACACCACCCTACCAATCCGAATATATACCAGATAATCTGATAACAAAACATCATGCGCCCTCTCTCGATCCTCCTGCTGGTGGCGGCGCTGTCGGCCCAGCCCCTGTTCTCCGCGTCCGCGGGTCCGCCGGAGGCGGGCAGGGAGGTGGAGAGGGCCTACATCTGCGTCATGGCCGGGGAGCGCGAGCTGCGCCATCTCGGCCTGCGCGCCGATGAGGTCTACGCCTCCTTCGTGACAATGGAAGCGTCGGATGGTGACCGGGCCGTGCTCAGGGAGGCCGGAATTCATTTTTTCGCGATCCACGGCCGGGACGATGTGGTCCTGCCGGGCGCGGAATTCACGCTCGGCCCCTCAGAGCTGAGGGGGAAGGGGCTGGGGGAGCTGAGGCTCGAGGGCGATGGACCGTTCTATCTGGTCTTGAAGCTCAAGGGGCCCGTGAAGGCCTCTTGGCTCTCTCAAATCCGCAACGCGGGCGTGGAGATTCTAGAGGCCCTGAGTCACTACAACTTCATAATCAGGGCGGAGCGCGATGAAGTGGAGCGCCTCGCCTCCATGCCGTTCGTCCGCTGGCTGGGGGAGTTGAGACCGGAGCACAAACTGCTCCACCCCCTCCCCGGCGATGACTTCGTCAGGTTCGAGGTTGCGTTCTTCAGGGAGGCGCGGAACGATTTCGCGAGGGCACTGGAGATGGTGCAAGCCTCGGGGGGACGGGCAGTCGAGCTCGACACCGGGACGGAGTGGTGGTTGTCGGCAATGCTCGAGGCGCCTCGCGAGACAGCCATCGAAATTCTCGGCCTCCCCGGTTTGTGGGCGCTCGAGCCTTGGGACCCCGTGGAGCCGAGGAACGATGTTGCTCGGTGGGTGGTCCAGAGCTTCGACAACGAGACCATCCCAACCCCCTACTGGGACGCGGGTCTCACGGGGCAGGGAATAATAATAGGCCTCGCGGACTCGGGCATAGACTACGACCACATCTGCTTCAGGAACAATACGAGCGAGCAGGGGGTGCCGGGCCCCACGCACAGGAAGATAGTCTGCTACAACACATCAGTGGACGACTGGGACCAGCTCGGCCACGGGACCCACGTCGCCGGGACGCTCGCGGGCGACAGCATCGAGAGCCCGGGCCGCTACGACACCTACGACGGCATCGCCTACGGCGCGAGAATCGCTTTCTACGACATCGTGGACGCAAATGGCTCTTGGGCACCCCCGCTGATTCGCGGAATTCTGGGAGACGCATACGCCCATGGCGCGACCTCTCACAGCGACAGCTGGGGCGACAACAGGAGGGAGTATTCCCTACGCGCGCAGAGAATCGACCAGTTCCTCTGGGACCACCCCGACTTCCTCGTCTTCGTCGCCGCGGGCAACAGCGGCCCCGAGCCCGGCAGCGTGCTCGAACCCGCCACGGCGAAGAACATCGTCGCCGTCGGCGCGGCCGTCAACGGCAACACTACGGACCTGGCCTCATTCAGCGCCCACGGGCCGACGCCGCAGGGCCTGATAGCGCCCACGCTCGTCGCGCCGGGCCAGAGCCTGGTTTCCGCTTCGTCCGACTCGACCCGCTACAGCATGAACTCGGGCTACAGGACCATGCACGGGACCAGCATGGCGACGCCCGTCGCCGGGGGGGCCGGGGCGATCGTCGAGCAGTACTTCAGGGACGGCTTCTATCCCGGAGGGGTCAGGGGCTCCTCCGCGGGTTTCATGCCCTCGGGACAGCTCAGGAGGGCGGTACTCGTTCTATCGTGCTGGGATCAGCTCGGTGGGAAGTACGTCGAGGCGAGCGCGCCCGACTTCTCGCAGGGCTGGGGGAAAATCAGGCTCCTCAACGCCCTCTATCTCGAGGGCGACGGGAGGACGCATCGCCTCTGGGTTCAGGATTATTATAATGAATCGCGTATCAACGACGGCCTCGCCACGGGCGAGACAAGGACGCACCACATCGGCGTGAATTCAAGCTCGCCGCTCAGGGTTGTGCTCTCCTGGGCCGACTGGCCGGGCGCGGGCCTCGTCAACGACCTGAACCTCGAAGTCACCGCGCCCGACGGGAGGGTCTACAGGGGGAACCAGATTGTCAACGGCTCCTCCGTTCCCTCCGAGGGCGCGGACGCCGTGAACACCATCGAAGCCGTTTTCCTCCCGAGCCCCATACCGGGGCACTACGCAATCAACGTGACCGCCCTCAGCGTGGGCGCAGGCGGCAGGCAGCGCTATGCCCTCGCCGCCACAGGGGGCCTCTTCGACCCGTCCATCGGGGAGCTTGCGCTAGACAAGGAGAGGGTCCCCCCGGAGGCCTCCCTGCGCGTCCGGCTCATTGACAGGGACCTCGCGGGCCTCGGCTCCGCGAGGGTCTATGCGTCGAGCGGTACCGAGAGCGCGCCCGAGGCGCTGGAGCTGGTCGAGCTTGGCCGGAGCGGGAGCTTCGAGGGGACGCTCAGAATCGCCCCAGGTGCACCGGCCGCCGATGGCGTCCTTCAGGTGTCGGACGGGGACACCGTGATGGTCGAGTACAGGGACGCCAGCCCTCCGGGCCAGTGCTGGGCGGGCGCGCTCGTTGACGGCTCGCCCCCCCGTCTCCTCTCATTTGAGCTGACCAACCTAACGAACTCGAGCGCGCTGCTCAGGGTAGAGACGGACGAGGTCTCGAGCGCAATCGCGATCTGCCGGAGCGATGGAGGGGTGCTCGAGGCGCCGGGGCCCGAGTCCTCCTTCAGGCACTCGATTCTCATCGACGGCCTCCGCCCCGGGACCGCCTACACCCTCGACCTCGAGCTCGAGGACGTATGCGGGAACAGGGTCCTCCAGGACTTCAACGGCAGCCATCTGACTTTTAGAACGCACGACCTGACCTTCAGGCCGATGCCGGGGATGGCGGGCTGGGCGCAGGAGGGCGAGAGCGGGGGCCGCTTCGCGGAGGAGAGGATATCGGTCGGAATCTACGAGGGATGGCTCAGGCTCGGCGGGGTCCGCTTCGACACGCCCGGTTTCCCGGATGGCGTCATTGTTACAGGGGCGTGGCTCCGGCTTATGCCGGCGGATACGGACCCGGCGCTTTCCAGCAGCCTCTTCTCCGTCGAGCTCCTCTCGTCCGAGGCCCTCGGGCTCTTCGACGGCGTGAGGCGCCCGACTTGCTCGGAGCTAAAACAGGCCGTAGCGGAGGCCGAGGTCGGGAGGAGCTTCGGCGCGGGGGCGCTGAGGGCTGGCGAGTGGCTCACGCTGGAGCTCGGCGAGCCCCTGCGCAGGCTCATTTGCAGGCAGGCGGTGGAGGGCGGCGTGTGCATCAGAATCAGGGGGCCCGCGGCGGGCTCGACGAGCTACATCGAGTTCCTCACTGGAGCGTCCGGAGGAATGGAATGGGCCGCGCCCCAGCTCGTTCTCGACCTCGACCGACCCCCGAGGGTCCGGCCCTTCGCACCCCGCGCCCTCTCGATGACTGAGGACGTGCCGGACTCAACCTCCCTGAGCCTCCTGAAGGTCTTCGAGGACGAGGGGCCGATGAGCTTCTCCAGCCCGACCCATGGAGAGGGCTCGGGCGCGGACGTGACCGTCAAAATATCCCCAGATGGAAACGTGACCCTGACCCCGAGGCAGGACTGGAACGGAGTTGACTCCGTGGACTTCCGCGCCACGGACGCCTCCGGCCTGAGCACGGACCACTTCGTCACAGTCACCGTCAGACCGGTCAACGACCCGCCGGTGATAGTTTCCGTGGGCGGGAGGGCGGCGGAGGACGGGATGGTTTTCGAGGTGAGTCAGGGCGAGGCCTTCGCCGCCGGCGTGCGAGCCGAAGACCCCGACATCAAATTCGAGGGAGACGAGCTCTACTTCTCCACCAACGATTCTCTCGTCAGATTCACCTCGCCGCGCAGCGACACCCTCTCCTTCACGCCGGGCAACGGTGACGTCGGGACCAGGCTCGTCAGGGTCGTGGTCAGGGACGGCCAGGCGCAGGCGGCGCTGAATCTGAGCTTCAGAATTCTCAATGTAAACGACCCGCCATCCGCCCTCATCGACTCGCCCTACCCCGGCGGGTGGTACGACAACGAGACCCCGATAACCTTCTCGGCCTACGGCACCACAGACCCGGATATCCGGTGGGGCGACACCCTCAACTACACTTGGGAGTCGAACCTGTCGGGACTGATCGGCCACGGAATCGAG harbors:
- a CDS encoding right-handed parallel beta-helix repeat-containing protein is translated as MRTGAPLLLTALILLPSLLSAHPARADPPPFGIGDWVVTGSEALENRTLLLDGNLTVESGGSLTISNSTLILYCEFAEEHGIRVMPGGSLRVIEGSVVSSFDELRPFTFVIERGAAAELRNSTFIACGALRAGIELQSDRVVVAGCTFTGSHCGITVAAPAAISSSRFINNYLGAYVIRSSATFMCCSFEQNGYAVFSDRASGELGFCTTLSSCNLVNNSVGVWSLNSSCLISSSAFVGSIAVAVYAEADIYFGPSNITLEDCVFEGNGIGIAHSPDFGNHNLTIINCDFLNSTRFGIDWFNRPYRDPCLPNSTRWMVSRESRVVNSELRLHGNVTIEAGGCLSLEGSRLSLECRMPGEDGIDVLPGGRLELRGGSGIRAWNTSFPHRLRCHPGSAFTMSGSLLRDCGWNISDPGASGPLLETSDFAILSSTVDFCPAALVLKSSRGGPVEGSRLRGLNTSLVLNASSLLIRNSTLETAGGLTASLNGASLLECLNSTLDRTGLEFLDGTSRVNISWYLDVQALWTDGRFLPGADVVVRDARGGEVARERTGPDGWVRGLVLREASITADGMELFTPHDVNCSLGNLYNETEIEMTSSRSLVLALSDRTAPLVCITHPATGSFLSSGLVRLEGA
- a CDS encoding winged helix-turn-helix domain-containing protein: MTEGGKGRIPKTPDLNIVERFLNALWGSSREWGRTQLAMAVRMNYRRCSIYIELLQKAGLLIIKKNEKGQDVIKITELGVRVYHALSECSNLFRKGS
- a CDS encoding tandem-95 repeat protein — its product is MVNPPAENQQMRARLKCPATGIFYLYIFNQWMGINWWLRNASYVNTAGCIQEVRFNGCGGAIYIFITAAQGNGTYILKVEFDGEPMDNNNAPSGAVLIQDPSPQLEFVDQGVDGVDWWKVEMRTPKTISSIYLSFVLNAYEYGTSLGLSVYDEELNFITGLTPNVGNQNLLLSDVNIPHAGTVFILIRALYCYAWGETNFVPGRGWYKLTVSLPNDPPRLNGTLPEIQMLEDTSNSDLILSNYFMDPDGDNLTYTLFGSGYKTKPVVDRVTGKVTFTPEKNWYGRETVKFQVKDSGPGNLICYGTTNVTVLPVNDQPYLSTPQPDIVIQEHAVGYTSNLATIFLDDDDPPANFTYTCTVLSSETHPANMSLPMVYEKASNWYKFGPAEFFYGSFLLELTCTDGHEGTVPASTRFYVNITHVNHPPVVKPTIPDPYTVILHEGGRDDQTNVADLFTDPDIMEDYSDDALTYCITGQKKVTVSIARDGRIIFDAGSEEYVPGSPYEERLIMTAKDRAGLRATLNMTVRVEPEDDPPYFTKVTPEDTNVEMSENQKKTFSVAASDIDTPELSYSWYLDGAKDKTARGFTYIFATDYNMGGRTYSLRVDVTDGHTTISFEWNITVTEVNRPPTAYIKTPTNMSSFKKGAYISFSAEGSDEDGDNLTFVWRDQTGAELGRGPTFSTNRLPKGTQTVTLEVSDGKSSVIQTVTIVVKDSGTTGGGGAPGFEGSTLLAGAGISIILLYRKNLP
- a CDS encoding S8 family serine peptidase: MRPLSILLLVAALSAQPLFSASAGPPEAGREVERAYICVMAGERELRHLGLRADEVYASFVTMEASDGDRAVLREAGIHFFAIHGRDDVVLPGAEFTLGPSELRGKGLGELRLEGDGPFYLVLKLKGPVKASWLSQIRNAGVEILEALSHYNFIIRAERDEVERLASMPFVRWLGELRPEHKLLHPLPGDDFVRFEVAFFREARNDFARALEMVQASGGRAVELDTGTEWWLSAMLEAPRETAIEILGLPGLWALEPWDPVEPRNDVARWVVQSFDNETIPTPYWDAGLTGQGIIIGLADSGIDYDHICFRNNTSEQGVPGPTHRKIVCYNTSVDDWDQLGHGTHVAGTLAGDSIESPGRYDTYDGIAYGARIAFYDIVDANGSWAPPLIRGILGDAYAHGATSHSDSWGDNRREYSLRAQRIDQFLWDHPDFLVFVAAGNSGPEPGSVLEPATAKNIVAVGAAVNGNTTDLASFSAHGPTPQGLIAPTLVAPGQSLVSASSDSTRYSMNSGYRTMHGTSMATPVAGGAGAIVEQYFRDGFYPGGVRGSSAGFMPSGQLRRAVLVLSCWDQLGGKYVEASAPDFSQGWGKIRLLNALYLEGDGRTHRLWVQDYYNESRINDGLATGETRTHHIGVNSSSPLRVVLSWADWPGAGLVNDLNLEVTAPDGRVYRGNQIVNGSSVPSEGADAVNTIEAVFLPSPIPGHYAINVTALSVGAGGRQRYALAATGGLFDPSIGELALDKERVPPEASLRVRLIDRDLAGLGSARVYASSGTESAPEALELVELGRSGSFEGTLRIAPGAPAADGVLQVSDGDTVMVEYRDASPPGQCWAGALVDGSPPRLLSFELTNLTNSSALLRVETDEVSSAIAICRSDGGVLEAPGPESSFRHSILIDGLRPGTAYTLDLELEDVCGNRVLQDFNGSHLTFRTHDLTFRPMPGMAGWAQEGESGGRFAEERISVGIYEGWLRLGGVRFDTPGFPDGVIVTGAWLRLMPADTDPALSSSLFSVELLSSEALGLFDGVRRPTCSELKQAVAEAEVGRSFGAGALRAGEWLTLELGEPLRRLICRQAVEGGVCIRIRGPAAGSTSYIEFLTGASGGMEWAAPQLVLDLDRPPRVRPFAPRALSMTEDVPDSTSLSLLKVFEDEGPMSFSSPTHGEGSGADVTVKISPDGNVTLTPRQDWNGVDSVDFRATDASGLSTDHFVTVTVRPVNDPPVIVSVGGRAAEDGMVFEVSQGEAFAAGVRAEDPDIKFEGDELYFSTNDSLVRFTSPRSDTLSFTPGNGDVGTRLVRVVVRDGQAQAALNLSFRILNVNDPPSALIDSPYPGGWYDNETPITFSAYGTTDPDIRWGDTLNYTWESNLSGLIGHGIELEALLPPGAHLVTLTVIDKAGALSQASVEIEVAAIQPPPPPPPPPPPPHLINQTNTSSGELPLRLGAVALVISGLIGFWYLLTPKRPSGRGPAPKKPPADAGAPARRRPPFRPAPHREERGGEKQEPEPGVEVVERR